The Acanthochromis polyacanthus isolate Apoly-LR-REF ecotype Palm Island chromosome 17, KAUST_Apoly_ChrSc, whole genome shotgun sequence genome has a window encoding:
- the nop16 gene encoding nucleolar protein 16 has translation MPKAKKASKRHRFDYNKDRKKLKKQFIKKYKPRIEHPQIRHAWDDNKSTARNLQEMGLTFDPNRALPVKKQRLIGEDGESKAAAGVVTKPYILNHLQEEASLPEKDTKTLSSDLIEFVQHMIREHKDDYKAMARDEKNYYQDTPKQIKRKINEYKRCHSQHFDEFMNSLVPQPMVE, from the exons ATGCCGAAAGCGAAGAAAGCAAGCAAGAGACACAGATTCGACTACAACAAAGATCGGAAGAAGCTGAAGAAGCAGTTTATTAAGAAATACAAGCCGAGGATCGAACA TCCACAGATCCGACATGCCTGGGACGACAACAAGTCGACGGCCAGGAACCTGCAGGAGATGGGTCTGACCTTCGATCCCAATCGAGCTCTGCCGGTGAAGAAGCAGAGG ctCATCGGTGAAGACGGAGAATCCAAAGCTGCTGCCGGTGTCGTCACCAAACCCTACATCCTCAACC atcTTCAGGAGGAAGCGAGTCTCCCAGAGAAAGACACCAAGACTTTATCCTCGGACCTGATCGagtttgtccagcacatgatCCGAGAACACAAAGACGACTACAAG GCGATGGCCAGAGACGAGAAGAACTACTACCAGGACACGCCCAAACAGATCAAGAGGAAGATCAACGAGTACAAGCGCTGCCACTCGCAGCATTTTGATGAATTCATGAACTCACTCGTCCCGCAGCCGATGGTGGAGTAG